A single Halogeometricum rufum DNA region contains:
- a CDS encoding MBL fold metallo-hydrolase produces the protein MTPTIHSDWGDWLLRRVRNATTDGVAVWFLGGNGFLLKDRTGTTIYIDPYLGTGDLHVPSRPRTIRMIPVPFDPNDVSSLDALLISHEHSDHRHEASQAPMLERTAAQLYAPEESIRLIETERWQDSWDISPSQLNTVSEADKVTVGEFTINVHEARDPNCVDPVSYVIEHESGTFFHGGDSLPCEGFTKIGETYDIDLGVLAFGTRGRIQFPEEDKPRTVQWYNDQDQVVTAANMLQLDRLLPSHYDLWRGLCGDPESIRAHSRSFSYPRKLELAQIGDRIHL, from the coding sequence ATGACGCCGACGATTCACAGCGATTGGGGAGATTGGTTACTGCGTCGAGTGAGGAACGCAACGACGGACGGCGTTGCCGTCTGGTTTCTAGGTGGCAACGGATTCCTGTTGAAGGACCGGACCGGAACCACCATCTATATCGACCCGTACCTCGGGACGGGTGACCTGCACGTCCCATCGAGACCGCGGACTATCCGAATGATTCCGGTCCCGTTCGACCCGAACGACGTGTCCTCGCTCGACGCGTTGCTCATCAGTCACGAACACTCGGACCATCGACACGAAGCCAGTCAGGCACCGATGTTGGAGCGGACGGCTGCTCAGCTCTATGCACCCGAAGAGAGCATTCGTCTCATCGAAACAGAACGCTGGCAAGACTCGTGGGACATCTCACCGAGCCAGCTCAACACCGTCTCGGAAGCAGATAAGGTCACCGTCGGTGAGTTCACTATCAACGTACACGAGGCACGCGATCCGAACTGCGTAGACCCGGTTTCGTACGTGATAGAACACGAGAGCGGGACGTTCTTCCATGGTGGAGATAGCCTTCCGTGCGAGGGGTTCACGAAGATAGGAGAGACGTATGATATCGATCTCGGGGTACTCGCGTTCGGCACCAGAGGACGAATTCAGTTCCCGGAAGAGGACAAGCCCAGGACCGTTCAGTGGTACAACGACCAAGATCAAGTCGTGACCGCAGCGAACATGCTTCAACTCGACCGTTTGCTCCCGTCTCACTACGACCTCTGGCGAGGATTGTGCGGCGACCCGGAGTCGATTCGTGCACACAGCCGCTCGTTCTCGTACCCGCGCAAGTTAGAACTCGCCCAGATAGGTGACCGTATCCACCTGTAG
- a CDS encoding nuclear transport factor 2 family protein has product MRDYFEACNAGDVEAVASYFTDDAVHYFPPGMYRGPFEGGRTIGERWSEAVETIGSVWTVDSVLTDPENAKAVMEWTHFKTKEGTVLRGDEWYEFDPETGLIREIRAYYAAPQSPDLDRHELGGFDYEGRGYPLEPPIERDSSL; this is encoded by the coding sequence ATGCGCGACTACTTCGAAGCCTGCAACGCGGGCGACGTCGAGGCCGTCGCGTCGTACTTCACCGACGACGCCGTCCACTACTTTCCTCCGGGGATGTACAGAGGGCCCTTCGAGGGAGGACGGACGATCGGCGAACGCTGGTCGGAGGCCGTCGAGACCATCGGGTCCGTCTGGACGGTTGACAGCGTCCTGACCGACCCCGAGAACGCGAAGGCGGTAATGGAATGGACGCACTTCAAGACGAAAGAGGGGACGGTGCTTCGGGGAGACGAGTGGTACGAGTTCGACCCCGAAACCGGCCTCATCAGAGAGATCAGAGCCTACTACGCGGCACCACAGAGTCCTGACCTAGACCGTCATGAACTCGGGGGATTCGACTACGAAGGTCGAGGTTACCCGCTCGAACCGCCGATCGAGCGCGATAGTTCGCTCTGA
- a CDS encoding ABC transporter ATP-binding protein: MAAEQTESGSQTSLQSTDSRIEVDNIRKTFNQGEVVACEDISLDIAADEFVVFLGPSGCGKTTTLRCISGLEQPDDGSIRIDGEDVTTDKPKDRDLAFVFQSIALFPHLSVRENIRFGLDMKTDLSKEEKRERVEEVAEMLDIGELLDRKPSALSGGQQQRVSLGRAMVMNPAAFLLDEPFSALDAQLRDQMRTEVKRLQRKLGTAMIFVTHDQEEAMTLGDKIVVMDDGHIQQVGNPHEIYNDPENVFVARFIGSPSINELEGSVTDTSDGLVVSTDLFDVEFAESAAQSANVSRGDRLTLAVRPEHLDLQPETSLFEADVELVEPHGARDAVYLTESGINLAATVNQGVLSGERDRVSVDIDRENVWLFDERGQRII, encoded by the coding sequence ATGGCGGCAGAACAAACAGAGTCCGGGTCTCAGACGAGTCTACAGTCTACCGACAGTCGAATCGAGGTCGACAACATACGGAAGACCTTCAATCAGGGGGAAGTCGTCGCGTGCGAGGACATCTCTCTCGACATCGCGGCCGACGAGTTCGTCGTGTTCCTCGGCCCGTCGGGATGCGGGAAGACGACGACGCTCCGCTGTATCTCCGGACTCGAACAACCCGATGACGGGAGTATTCGCATCGACGGGGAGGACGTGACGACGGACAAACCGAAAGACCGGGACCTCGCGTTCGTCTTTCAGTCGATCGCGCTCTTCCCGCACCTCAGCGTGCGTGAGAACATCCGATTCGGGCTCGACATGAAGACCGACCTCTCGAAGGAGGAGAAACGAGAACGAGTCGAGGAGGTGGCGGAGATGCTGGACATCGGTGAACTGCTCGACAGAAAGCCGTCAGCGCTCTCGGGAGGGCAACAACAGCGCGTCAGTCTCGGGCGAGCGATGGTGATGAACCCGGCCGCGTTCCTGCTCGACGAACCGTTCTCGGCGCTCGACGCCCAACTGCGCGACCAGATGCGGACCGAGGTGAAGCGTCTCCAGCGTAAACTCGGGACGGCGATGATATTCGTCACGCACGACCAGGAAGAGGCGATGACGCTGGGTGACAAAATCGTCGTCATGGACGACGGTCACATCCAGCAGGTCGGCAACCCACACGAGATATACAACGACCCGGAGAACGTGTTCGTCGCCCGATTCATCGGCTCACCCTCCATCAACGAACTGGAAGGTAGCGTGACCGACACGTCGGACGGCCTCGTCGTCTCGACAGACCTGTTCGACGTCGAGTTCGCCGAAAGCGCAGCGCAGTCGGCGAACGTCAGTCGAGGCGACCGGTTGACGCTCGCTGTCCGCCCCGAACACCTCGACCTCCAGCCGGAGACGTCGCTGTTCGAAGCGGACGTCGAACTGGTCGAACCGCACGGCGCCCGTGACGCGGTGTACCTCACCGAGTCCGGCATCAACCTCGCAGCGACGGTCAATCAGGGTGTTCTGTCGGGCGAGCGAGATCGGGTCTCCGTCGACATCGACCGCGAGAACGTCTGGCTATTCGACGAACGGGGACAGCGAATTATCTGA
- a CDS encoding dihydrodipicolinate synthase family protein: MDRNEVRHHLRDAITGLVTPFNDSLSVDHDALAANAHAIAEQGIDTLFACSNVSEYHSLSHEERIAVTETSVNALPANACVMAGVGGSTKAARELGAKFEDVGVDVLLVMPPHHTYKHERGLLSYYGRIGEAVDIPLVPYIRGFDPSVGFLADLTELESVIGIKWTLEDLPTFSAAVEAGSDDVVWINGLGELHAIALYYEGAEGMASGIGNFEPRIGRALFDALERDDTGLARRIRDATSPYMRFRHEPGEGNTLPVGNSIPAVKAGMEFAGLTGGRVREPLVELSDREYERARDLYEDLESFIDDTL; this comes from the coding sequence ATGGACAGGAACGAAGTCAGACACCACTTGCGAGACGCGATAACCGGGCTCGTGACGCCGTTCAATGACTCACTCTCGGTCGACCACGACGCACTCGCGGCGAACGCGCACGCGATCGCCGAGCAGGGCATCGACACGCTGTTCGCCTGCTCGAACGTCAGCGAGTACCACTCGCTGTCACACGAGGAGCGTATCGCAGTAACGGAAACGAGCGTGAACGCGCTTCCCGCGAACGCCTGCGTGATGGCCGGTGTCGGAGGCAGCACGAAGGCGGCGAGGGAACTCGGAGCCAAGTTCGAGGACGTCGGCGTGGACGTCCTCCTCGTAATGCCGCCGCACCACACGTACAAACACGAACGAGGACTGCTCTCGTACTACGGTCGAATCGGCGAGGCCGTCGATATTCCGCTCGTCCCCTACATTCGGGGATTCGACCCCTCGGTCGGCTTCCTCGCCGACCTCACGGAACTGGAGAGCGTCATCGGCATCAAATGGACGCTGGAGGACCTTCCCACGTTCTCGGCGGCCGTCGAAGCGGGGAGCGACGACGTCGTCTGGATAAACGGACTGGGTGAACTGCACGCGATCGCCCTCTACTACGAGGGCGCAGAAGGGATGGCGTCGGGAATCGGGAACTTCGAGCCGAGAATCGGGCGCGCCCTCTTCGACGCACTCGAACGCGACGACACGGGGTTGGCACGCCGGATTCGAGACGCGACATCGCCATACATGCGGTTTCGCCACGAACCCGGAGAGGGAAACACGCTCCCCGTCGGAAACAGCATCCCGGCGGTGAAAGCGGGGATGGAGTTCGCCGGACTCACCGGGGGTCGCGTCCGGGAGCCCCTCGTCGAGCTCTCAGACCGCGAGTACGAACGCGCGAGAGACCTCTACGAGGACCTCGAATCGTTCATCGACGATACGCTCTGA
- a CDS encoding ABC transporter substrate-binding protein: MHGQSKVAEQFLDETIKAYEQRTGNSVQWIKETVSNVQNGNWRQRMAQGQIPTLYQTAPSRIGGLIDAGYVTPWGSVLDQLSDDVVSGTEWAQPVVENIYRGFEDNKLKTALLGFVMQEPFVARADHFEEAGLDIETDFPPKNYDELIDIAKTLQKDGPGDIGFQVHGAPGDLMDEISPTWAHAIGGEQGLYVNADWSDTHLDSDAWKTSLRRQVEIYREMGLSAENSATTSDEDACRFLADGRASMSQVGMLNYGLLSNLAPDMLENGTLRYGASWKGESGFRGEFNATALALGSKPPNVSSAKWERQRQAGIEFIDTMLSTEVQKKAFTKWGLLPFNRNAWEESPTLKNNAVEAGIAIAEESEYGWQAFPEMAAVQYNISGPIFQQAMTGELSPEEACNQAASQIRQQVFSR; this comes from the coding sequence TTGCACGGGCAGTCCAAAGTCGCAGAGCAGTTCCTGGACGAGACCATCAAGGCGTACGAGCAGCGAACCGGCAACAGCGTCCAGTGGATCAAAGAGACCGTCTCGAACGTCCAGAACGGGAACTGGCGACAGCGGATGGCGCAGGGCCAGATTCCGACGCTGTACCAGACCGCACCCTCTCGAATCGGAGGTCTCATCGACGCAGGGTACGTCACGCCATGGGGATCGGTCCTCGACCAGTTGAGCGACGATGTGGTGTCGGGAACCGAGTGGGCACAGCCCGTCGTCGAGAACATCTACCGCGGCTTCGAGGACAACAAACTCAAGACGGCGCTTCTCGGGTTCGTGATGCAAGAACCGTTCGTGGCCCGCGCGGACCACTTCGAGGAAGCCGGACTCGACATCGAGACCGACTTCCCGCCGAAGAACTACGACGAACTGATCGACATCGCGAAAACGCTCCAGAAGGACGGGCCGGGTGACATCGGGTTCCAGGTCCACGGTGCGCCGGGTGACCTGATGGACGAGATATCGCCGACGTGGGCTCACGCGATCGGTGGAGAGCAGGGACTGTACGTCAACGCCGACTGGTCGGACACGCACCTCGACTCGGACGCGTGGAAGACATCCCTGCGCCGACAGGTCGAAATATACCGGGAGATGGGTCTCTCCGCGGAGAACTCGGCGACGACGTCCGACGAGGACGCCTGTCGCTTCCTCGCCGACGGCAGGGCGAGCATGAGTCAGGTCGGGATGCTCAACTACGGTCTGCTCTCGAACTTGGCACCCGACATGCTCGAAAACGGGACGCTGCGGTACGGCGCGAGTTGGAAAGGCGAGTCCGGGTTCCGCGGCGAGTTCAACGCCACGGCGCTGGCTCTGGGCTCGAAGCCGCCGAACGTGTCGTCCGCCAAGTGGGAACGCCAACGACAGGCCGGTATCGAGTTCATCGACACGATGCTGAGTACCGAAGTGCAGAAGAAGGCGTTCACGAAGTGGGGTCTGCTCCCGTTCAACCGGAACGCGTGGGAAGAGAGCCCGACGCTGAAGAACAACGCCGTGGAAGCGGGGATTGCCATCGCCGAGGAGTCGGAGTACGGCTGGCAGGCGTTCCCCGAGATGGCCGCCGTCCAGTACAACATCTCCGGTCCGATATTCCAGCAGGCGATGACAGGCGAACTCTCGCCCGAGGAAGCGTGCAATCAGGCCGCAAGCCAGATCCGACAACAGGTCTTCAGTCGGTGA
- a CDS encoding aryl-sulfate sulfotransferase codes for MRKKRKLIVRTFFALVLVGSAAFLGLSATAGATGDSSVDQRTIAGDYSGTTVITAHGDTEKSKLLVYGPDGGVQYVNSTYDRYFDVDPEPGTKNTVTYTAAMHVYGAPCQAGEKCSYSVIEQLNLTTGETNVLYKQYRPNIHNSRWHDADRIDEDRWVVADIAFDRVFIVNTTTGIVEWSWNAQNHFDMKTGNPYPEDWTHINDVEVTEGGQIMISVRNQDRIVFLDQKTGVVEDRTLGEEDNYSVLYEQHNPDYIDAERGGPAVLVADSHNNRIVEFQRSNGRWMQTWEWTDAEMQWPRDADRLPDGNTLISDSSGNRVLELGPDGDVLWSVTVDTPYEAEKLGTGDESAGGQTAQALGLPSKTTDGTAAESQSSGRPLTLQFLLFVRNLLPALAVNAVLYVLPTWVHFAELAVIGGLGLVVLSWAYLEYRWSRYSLRFGRPVRLDRGD; via the coding sequence GTGAGAAAGAAGCGGAAACTGATAGTTCGAACCTTCTTCGCTCTCGTTCTCGTCGGTTCGGCGGCGTTTCTCGGACTCAGCGCGACCGCCGGGGCGACGGGCGACTCGTCGGTCGACCAGCGGACGATAGCGGGCGACTACAGTGGGACGACGGTCATCACTGCACACGGCGACACCGAGAAGTCGAAGCTGTTGGTGTACGGCCCGGACGGCGGCGTCCAGTACGTGAACAGCACGTACGACCGGTACTTCGACGTCGACCCGGAACCGGGGACGAAGAACACCGTGACCTACACCGCCGCGATGCACGTGTACGGCGCTCCCTGTCAGGCCGGTGAGAAGTGCAGTTACAGCGTCATCGAGCAGTTGAACCTGACGACGGGGGAGACGAACGTCCTCTACAAACAGTACCGGCCGAACATCCACAACTCGCGCTGGCACGACGCGGACCGAATCGACGAGGACCGCTGGGTCGTCGCCGACATCGCCTTCGACCGCGTGTTCATCGTCAACACGACGACGGGCATCGTCGAGTGGTCGTGGAACGCGCAGAACCACTTCGACATGAAGACGGGGAACCCCTACCCCGAAGACTGGACGCACATCAACGACGTCGAGGTGACAGAGGGCGGTCAGATAATGATCAGCGTCCGAAATCAGGACCGCATCGTGTTCTTGGACCAGAAGACGGGCGTCGTCGAGGACCGAACGCTCGGTGAGGAGGACAACTACAGCGTCCTCTACGAACAGCACAACCCCGACTACATCGACGCCGAACGCGGCGGCCCGGCGGTGCTGGTCGCCGACTCGCACAACAACCGTATCGTGGAGTTCCAGCGCTCGAACGGCCGGTGGATGCAGACGTGGGAGTGGACGGACGCCGAGATGCAGTGGCCTCGCGACGCCGACCGACTCCCCGACGGGAACACGCTGATCAGCGACTCGTCCGGAAACCGCGTCCTCGAACTCGGACCCGACGGCGACGTGCTGTGGTCGGTCACGGTCGACACGCCGTACGAGGCCGAGAAACTGGGCACCGGCGACGAGAGCGCCGGTGGACAGACCGCTCAGGCGCTGGGTCTCCCCTCGAAGACCACGGACGGGACCGCCGCGGAGAGCCAGTCGTCCGGCCGACCGCTGACGTTGCAGTTCCTCCTGTTCGTGCGTAACCTGCTGCCCGCCCTCGCGGTGAACGCCGTACTCTACGTGCTGCCGACGTGGGTCCACTTCGCCGAGTTGGCCGTCATCGGCGGACTGGGTCTGGTGGTGCTCTCGTGGGCGTACCTCGAATACCGGTGGTCGCGGTACTCGCTTCGCTTCGGCCGGCCCGTGCGCCTCGACCGGGGCGACTGA
- a CDS encoding tyrosine-type recombinase/integrase → MTASEPDESEVAAAVSRYLRANGTSAQYRSTAESVLSQFETWLRRRGKNSFEAFETEGQQILRRYADRLAQRVEAGGISASSAQTYYNVISGFLGFCVRDGDLTRNPALADRAREPLPRDDEDHSQQFWTREARRRLVRHTNEVAYEAIEDEGMDARAEVRDRALVHVLAFTGVRGAEVFRVSGDDREGRQGLTWDRVDTEAWTFRVWGKAQEWEDVSVPEQARDAIERWQTVLDPPAADWPVFPTSHAPSKYGVVRDALGADAGDARLDGADVDDVLREEAIAPPAITTEGARRVLERVADAADVDIDGKPPLPHGARRGLGDELFRTDRGLAQDVLRHKSLSTTKEAYSHIDASERGDAVSDVLDEE, encoded by the coding sequence ATGACCGCGTCGGAACCAGACGAGTCCGAAGTCGCCGCCGCCGTGAGCCGATACCTTCGAGCCAACGGAACCAGCGCGCAGTACCGGTCGACCGCCGAGTCGGTCCTCTCGCAGTTCGAGACGTGGCTCCGCCGCCGCGGGAAGAACTCCTTCGAGGCGTTCGAGACCGAGGGACAGCAGATTCTCCGCCGGTACGCCGACCGTCTCGCTCAGCGTGTCGAGGCGGGCGGCATCTCGGCGTCGTCGGCGCAGACGTACTACAACGTCATCTCAGGCTTCCTCGGATTCTGCGTCCGGGACGGCGACCTCACGCGGAACCCCGCCCTCGCCGACCGGGCGCGCGAACCCCTGCCGCGAGACGACGAGGACCACAGCCAGCAGTTCTGGACCCGCGAGGCGCGACGCCGACTCGTTCGACACACGAACGAAGTCGCGTACGAGGCCATCGAGGACGAGGGGATGGACGCGCGGGCCGAAGTCCGTGACCGCGCTCTCGTCCACGTCCTCGCGTTCACGGGCGTCCGCGGTGCCGAGGTGTTCCGCGTCAGCGGCGACGACCGAGAGGGCAGACAGGGACTCACGTGGGATCGCGTCGACACGGAGGCGTGGACGTTCCGCGTCTGGGGGAAGGCGCAGGAGTGGGAGGACGTCTCCGTCCCCGAGCAGGCGCGAGACGCCATCGAACGGTGGCAGACCGTCCTCGACCCGCCGGCGGCGGACTGGCCCGTCTTCCCGACGAGTCACGCGCCGTCGAAGTACGGCGTCGTCCGCGACGCTCTCGGTGCCGACGCGGGGGACGCACGCCTCGACGGCGCGGACGTCGACGACGTCCTCCGCGAGGAGGCCATCGCGCCGCCCGCCATCACGACCGAGGGCGCGCGACGCGTCCTCGAACGAGTCGCCGACGCGGCCGACGTCGACATCGACGGCAAGCCGCCCCTCCCGCACGGTGCCCGGCGCGGCCTCGGCGACGAACTGTTCCGGACCGACCGCGGACTCGCTCAGGACGTCCTTCGGCACAAGTCGCTCAGCACGACGAAAGAGGCGTACTCCCACATCGATGCGTCCGAACGAGGGGACGCCGTCAGCGACGTGTTGGACGAAGAGTGA
- a CDS encoding carbohydrate ABC transporter permease yields MSAHNRSASDWFWTASSYAVILFLVGIILIPYFIVVFSSFKSPEAIFSSYNLIPVNPTLTAWENAFADLGGPLITSFIVGLGTAVLSLLISIPGAYAFGRKDFPGKELGFYLIIGSLLFPYIILVIPYTDWWIQYGLYNTIPGLWVAYQAFVTPFALWVLRDFFEGLPDNLEEAAQMYGLTQFQAFIRVILPLAGPAIIAVGFLSFLSGWNDFLFSNVLTNNLGPKTAPVALYKTVHSGEQILWSRMMAATIIMGTPPLVLYLIARRYIGNAFAMS; encoded by the coding sequence ATGAGCGCTCACAACCGGTCCGCGTCCGATTGGTTCTGGACCGCTTCGAGCTACGCGGTCATCCTCTTCCTAGTCGGAATAATACTGATACCGTACTTCATCGTCGTCTTCTCGTCGTTCAAGTCTCCGGAGGCCATCTTCAGCAGTTACAACCTGATTCCGGTGAACCCGACGCTGACGGCGTGGGAGAACGCTTTCGCCGACCTAGGGGGGCCGCTCATCACCAGTTTCATCGTGGGACTGGGAACGGCAGTCCTCTCGCTTCTCATCTCGATTCCGGGCGCGTACGCGTTCGGACGGAAGGATTTCCCGGGGAAGGAACTCGGGTTCTACCTCATAATCGGGTCGCTGTTGTTCCCGTACATCATTCTGGTGATTCCGTACACCGACTGGTGGATTCAGTACGGGCTCTACAACACGATTCCGGGGCTCTGGGTGGCCTATCAGGCGTTCGTCACACCGTTCGCACTCTGGGTCCTCCGCGACTTCTTCGAGGGGCTTCCTGACAACCTCGAAGAGGCGGCTCAGATGTACGGACTCACCCAGTTTCAGGCGTTCATCCGGGTGATCCTCCCGCTTGCGGGGCCAGCCATCATAGCGGTCGGCTTCCTATCGTTCCTCTCTGGGTGGAACGACTTCCTGTTCTCGAATGTCCTCACCAACAACCTCGGACCGAAGACCGCCCCGGTCGCGCTGTACAAGACGGTCCACTCAGGCGAACAGATTCTCTGGAGTCGCATGATGGCCGCGACGATAATCATGGGGACGCCGCCGCTCGTACTCTACCTAATCGCTCGTCGGTACATCGGTAACGCGTTCGCCATGTCGTAA
- a CDS encoding mannonate dehydratase — translation MGADSMRAEESIRLGMRTKVLTDARLAYLRQIGVSDVYVDPEPAGSSPETLQFGEDHVPSVERLERLNQRLTDAGLRFSGLHSIPISAYDKILFDEPGKWNQMNSLVELTRNLGRADIPILGYKWMAGEVQRTTHEERVRGGARAASFDEEDTVRNDEKTKHDVSEEELWRNYQMFLDEIVPVAEEEGVRLAVHPADPPLYEKLDGTASLLRNRDHFERAMDITESPSHGIKLCLGCFSEMGEDVVDVVRHFGERDEIVFVHFRDVIGTVPRFTETFLDDPRSNYDETSVIRALKEVGFKGSVNPDHVPRVNGDVSWDEPNSESMDGYPKGGPRARAYTAGYIRGLLRNIDREGTTTDES, via the coding sequence ATGGGAGCTGATTCGATGAGAGCAGAAGAGTCGATTCGACTGGGGATGCGAACAAAGGTTCTCACGGACGCGCGCCTCGCTTACTTAAGACAGATCGGCGTTTCTGACGTGTACGTCGACCCGGAACCGGCCGGTTCGAGCCCTGAAACCCTACAGTTCGGCGAAGACCACGTCCCTTCCGTCGAGAGACTGGAGAGGCTGAACCAACGCTTGACGGACGCCGGCCTGCGATTTTCCGGACTCCACTCGATTCCGATTTCGGCGTACGATAAGATACTGTTCGACGAACCCGGAAAGTGGAATCAGATGAATTCGCTCGTCGAACTCACGCGAAATCTTGGGCGGGCGGATATCCCGATACTCGGATATAAGTGGATGGCGGGCGAGGTTCAGAGGACCACCCACGAAGAACGTGTCAGAGGCGGTGCCCGTGCGGCGAGTTTCGACGAGGAGGACACCGTCAGGAACGACGAAAAGACGAAGCACGACGTCAGCGAAGAGGAACTGTGGAGAAACTACCAGATGTTCCTCGACGAAATCGTCCCCGTCGCCGAAGAGGAAGGCGTACGATTGGCAGTCCACCCCGCTGACCCACCACTCTACGAGAAACTGGACGGAACGGCATCACTGCTCCGGAATCGCGACCACTTCGAACGGGCGATGGACATCACCGAAAGCCCCAGTCACGGGATAAAACTCTGTCTGGGGTGCTTCTCGGAGATGGGCGAGGACGTCGTAGACGTCGTTCGCCACTTCGGAGAACGAGACGAGATAGTGTTCGTTCATTTCCGAGATGTTATCGGAACCGTCCCCCGATTCACGGAGACGTTCTTGGACGATCCGCGGAGTAACTACGACGAGACGTCAGTCATCAGGGCGCTCAAGGAAGTCGGGTTCAAGGGTTCGGTCAATCCAGACCACGTCCCTCGTGTGAACGGGGATGTGAGTTGGGACGAGCCGAACTCGGAATCGATGGACGGGTATCCGAAGGGCGGCCCTCGTGCCCGGGCGTACACCGCGGGGTACATTCGAGGGCTGCTCAGAAATATCGATCGAGAGGGAACCACGACGGACGAATCGTGA
- a CDS encoding carbohydrate ABC transporter permease, with the protein MLETFTRIGLPRESYRTARDAVQEHWLSYLLFAPTLLFLLLVVWFPFLRGIWMSFHVWPAFGQHEWTGLSNYVYVFEWDTFWVSVRATLIYMSMTIIQFALALAATLSVRKLKRFDDLADGMFLIPYTMPPVVTGTIWLYILNPNYGPVFGWLTSWGILDSPIYWGIDGSSAITVVTLVGSWTFWQFMYLIFIASIQSIPDEHYETAEVYGANRLQRFRYVTLPYMKSAMLIAISLRIIRNLVKVSQPLQMTQGGPGYESSILAILLYRFTLTQGDLGLAFTVGVILFVLTIGFTFVFIREFRQQRGGEVA; encoded by the coding sequence ATGTTAGAGACGTTCACACGAATCGGCCTACCTCGCGAATCGTACCGTACCGCTCGGGACGCGGTACAGGAGCACTGGCTCTCGTATCTCCTGTTCGCACCGACGCTCCTGTTCTTACTACTCGTCGTATGGTTCCCGTTCCTGCGGGGCATCTGGATGAGTTTCCACGTCTGGCCAGCCTTCGGTCAGCACGAGTGGACCGGTCTCAGCAACTACGTCTACGTCTTCGAGTGGGACACGTTCTGGGTGTCGGTGCGAGCGACACTCATCTACATGTCGATGACGATAATCCAGTTCGCGCTCGCACTCGCGGCGACGCTGTCCGTTCGGAAGCTCAAGCGATTCGACGACTTGGCAGACGGGATGTTCCTCATCCCGTACACCATGCCGCCGGTCGTGACCGGGACCATCTGGCTATACATCCTCAACCCGAACTACGGCCCAGTGTTCGGCTGGCTCACGAGCTGGGGTATCCTTGACAGCCCCATCTACTGGGGAATCGACGGGTCGTCGGCCATCACCGTCGTCACTCTCGTCGGGTCGTGGACGTTCTGGCAGTTCATGTATCTCATCTTCATCGCGTCGATACAGAGCATCCCGGACGAACACTACGAAACGGCCGAGGTGTACGGCGCGAACCGGCTCCAGCGCTTCCGGTACGTCACCCTCCCCTATATGAAAAGCGCGATGCTCATCGCCATCAGCCTCCGAATCATCCGGAACCTCGTGAAGGTCTCTCAGCCGCTCCAGATGACGCAGGGCGGACCGGGGTACGAGTCGTCGATTCTTGCTATCCTCCTGTACCGGTTCACGCTCACGCAGGGGGACCTCGGACTGGCGTTCACCGTCGGAGTCATCTTGTTCGTCCTCACTATCGGGTTCACGTTCGTGTTCATCCGTGAGTTCCGACAGCAGCGAGGAGGTGAGGTCGCATGA
- a CDS encoding IclR family transcriptional regulator, with protein sequence MPEKTRRTVGAVRTTCEILNVLQDRRQAGVTEISEEVGLAKGAVHRHLTTLTECEYVVNEDGQYRLSLRYLDMANQVKEMVGNYDVIVNELQNLAEDLGEIAQFATEEHGWVTYVYKANSESGIQTASSAGKREYMHSTSLGKAMLAEMDEDRVNEILNKNGMPQKSDKTVASREELFDVLEQVRERGYAVDNEENIRGLRCVGTPLIDPETGVFGAVSVSGPISRITEDRIEGEIVNALTRTTNVIEINSKFA encoded by the coding sequence ATGCCCGAAAAAACGCGGCGAACTGTCGGCGCCGTTAGAACCACGTGTGAGATACTCAACGTGCTCCAAGACCGGCGACAGGCGGGTGTCACGGAAATCAGCGAGGAAGTCGGTCTCGCGAAGGGGGCGGTCCACCGACACCTGACGACGCTCACGGAGTGTGAATACGTCGTGAACGAGGACGGCCAGTACAGGTTGAGCCTCCGATACCTCGACATGGCGAACCAGGTGAAGGAAATGGTCGGTAACTACGACGTCATCGTGAATGAACTCCAGAATCTCGCCGAGGACCTGGGCGAGATAGCGCAGTTCGCGACCGAGGAGCACGGGTGGGTGACCTACGTGTACAAAGCGAACAGCGAATCGGGGATCCAGACGGCCTCCTCCGCAGGGAAGCGCGAGTACATGCACTCCACGTCTCTCGGCAAGGCGATGTTGGCCGAGATGGACGAGGACCGCGTGAACGAGATCCTCAATAAGAACGGGATGCCCCAGAAATCGGATAAGACCGTCGCCAGTCGCGAGGAACTGTTTGACGTACTCGAACAGGTCCGCGAACGGGGTTACGCGGTCGACAACGAGGAGAACATCAGGGGACTCCGCTGCGTCGGAACACCGCTCATCGACCCCGAAACAGGGGTGTTCGGAGCGGTGAGCGTCTCCGGCCCCATCAGTCGCATCACCGAAGACCGCATCGAAGGTGAGATCGTCAACGCTCTCACCCGCACGACGAACGTCATCGAAATCAACTCGAAGTTCGCCTGA